The Brassica napus cultivar Da-Ae chromosome C7, Da-Ae, whole genome shotgun sequence genome has a segment encoding these proteins:
- the LOC106370217 gene encoding ubiquitin-conjugating enzyme E2 variant 1A → MSSEEAVVVPRNFRLLEELERGEKGIGDGTVSYGMDDADDIYMQSWTGTILGPHNTAYEGKIFQLKLFCGKEYPESPPTVRFQTRINMACVNPETGVVEPSLFPMLTNWRREYTMEDILVKLKKEMMTSHNRKLAQPPEGTEEARADPKGPAKCCVM, encoded by the exons ATGAGTTCGGAGGAAGCTGTCGTTG TGCCAAGGAACTTTAGACTGTTGGAAGAGCTGGAAAGAGGTGAGAAAGGTATCGGAGATGGTACCGTCAGCTATGGTATGGACGACGCTGATGATATCTATATGCAATCTTGGACCGGCACCATCCTCGGCCCTCACAAT ACTGCATACGAAGGGAAAATCTTCCAGCTGAAGCTCTTCTGTGGAAAGGAATACCCAGAGAGTCCACCTACTGTGAGATTCCAGACACGGATCAACATGGCCTGCGTTAACCCCGAAACTGGAGTC GTTGAACCGAGTCTCTTCCCTATGCTCACTAACTGGCGGCGAGAATACACAATGGAGGACATTCTGGTTAAGCTCAAAAAAGAAATGATGACTTCCCATAACCGCAAGTTAGCTCAACCCCCTGAAG GTACAGAGGAAGCTAGGGCTGATCCTAAGGGACCAGCTAAATGTTGTGTGATGTGA